From one Rhodoferax sp. PAMC 29310 genomic stretch:
- the leuD gene encoding 3-isopropylmalate dehydratase small subunit, which produces MQKFTLHKGLVAPMDRENVDTDAIIPKQFLKSIRKTGFGQNLFDEWRYLDAGYPGQDSASRRPNPDFVLNQSRYQGASILLARKNFGCGSSREHAPWALDQYGFRAIIAPSYADIFFNNSFKNGMLPIVLSEAQVGQLFDESAAFPGYSLTIDLERQVIVKPNGDELPFDVQAFRKYCLLNGFDDIGLTLRQSEKIKAFEAERLAKKPWLAHTLPA; this is translated from the coding sequence ATGCAAAAATTCACCCTGCACAAGGGGCTAGTAGCCCCCATGGATCGTGAAAACGTCGACACAGACGCGATCATCCCGAAGCAGTTTTTGAAATCCATTCGCAAAACCGGATTTGGTCAGAATCTGTTCGACGAATGGCGCTATCTGGACGCCGGCTACCCCGGCCAGGACAGTGCCAGCCGCAGGCCCAATCCGGACTTTGTGCTCAATCAGTCTCGCTACCAAGGCGCGTCTATTTTGCTGGCGCGCAAGAACTTTGGCTGTGGCTCTTCGCGTGAGCACGCGCCCTGGGCATTGGACCAATACGGTTTTCGCGCCATCATTGCCCCCAGCTATGCGGATATTTTCTTCAACAACAGCTTCAAGAATGGCATGTTGCCCATCGTGTTGAGTGAGGCCCAGGTGGGCCAGTTGTTTGACGAATCAGCCGCTTTTCCAGGCTACTCCCTGACCATTGATTTGGAGCGTCAAGTCATCGTCAAACCCAATGGCGACGAGTTACCTTTTGATGTTCAAGCGTTTCGCAAGTACTGCTTGCTGAATGGCTTCGACGATATCGGACTGACCTTGCGTCAGTCCGAAAAGATCAAAGCCTTCGAGGCTGAGCGTTTGGCTAAAAAGCCGTGGCTAGCCCACACACTGCCTGCATAA
- a CDS encoding phosphoribosylanthranilate isomerase, translating to MTSDALFSQRTRIKICGLTREQDLDAAVAAGVDAIGFVMYEKSPRYVSPTRAAELAKRLPPFITPVLLFVNESVSKVIATCAHIAGATAQFHGDETPEDCLAATHQGARPFLRAARIPLGEAGARFDLVKYASDYSQSQAILLDAHVDGYGGGGQTFHWSLLPPSVNAHLVLSGGLDAANVTDGILQVRPRCKSLAVDVSSGVELSGPGNKGLKDPGKINQFVAAVRAADQQLKDLAG from the coding sequence ATGACCTCTGACGCCCTTTTTTCCCAACGTACCCGCATCAAAATTTGTGGACTCACCCGTGAGCAAGACTTGGATGCTGCCGTTGCGGCAGGGGTCGATGCAATTGGGTTTGTCATGTACGAGAAAAGCCCACGCTATGTGTCGCCGACTCGCGCCGCTGAATTGGCGAAACGCCTCCCGCCTTTCATCACGCCGGTGCTTTTGTTCGTGAACGAGAGCGTTTCAAAAGTCATAGCGACTTGTGCCCATATCGCGGGCGCAACAGCCCAATTTCATGGTGATGAAACGCCCGAAGACTGCCTTGCCGCCACGCATCAAGGTGCGCGCCCGTTCCTGCGAGCAGCGCGCATTCCCTTGGGCGAAGCGGGCGCCCGGTTTGATCTCGTAAAATATGCTTCCGACTACTCTCAATCCCAAGCCATCTTGCTCGACGCCCATGTCGACGGGTACGGTGGCGGGGGGCAAACATTCCATTGGTCACTTCTGCCTCCAAGCGTCAACGCTCACCTCGTCTTGAGTGGTGGGCTCGACGCTGCCAACGTCACCGACGGCATTCTGCAGGTACGCCCGCGCTGTAAATCGCTGGCTGTCGATGTGAGCTCGGGTGTCGAACTCTCAGGCCCTGGTAACAAGGGCCTCAAAGACCCCGGAAAAATCAATCAATTTGTCGCTGCCGTTCGGGCGGCGGACCAACAACTCAAGGACCTTGCGGGGTAA
- the trpB gene encoding tryptophan synthase subunit beta translates to MTTYQQPDLRGHFGIYGGRFISETLTHAVNELTDAYAKYQNDPAFVAEFNDELAHFVGRPSPVYHAARMSREQGGAQIFLKREDLNHTGAHKINNTIGQAMLAKRMGKPRVIAETGAGQHGVATATICARYGLECVVYMGSEDVKRQSPNVYRMKLLGATVVPVESGSKTLKDALNEAMRDWVANVDNTFYIIGTVAGPHPYPMMVRDFQSVIGNECLVQMPEMLAKAGCANPQPDVVMACVGGGSNAMGIFYPYISHANTRLIGVEAAGEGMDTARHSASLQRGSPGVLHGNRTYVLQDDNGQVTETHSISAGLDYPGVGPEHAFLKDIGRAEYVGITDKEALEAFHYLCRTEGIIPALESSHAVAYGMKLAKTMRPDQSILINLSGRGDKDIGTVADLSQADFFCRPSCTGQSVKGGDVSNDTHVMKVVK, encoded by the coding sequence ATGACGACCTACCAACAACCTGACCTGCGTGGTCACTTCGGCATTTATGGCGGCCGTTTCATCTCGGAGACGCTGACCCACGCCGTCAACGAACTCACAGACGCTTACGCCAAGTACCAGAACGACCCGGCGTTTGTTGCCGAGTTCAACGATGAGCTGGCCCACTTTGTTGGCCGACCTTCCCCGGTCTACCATGCCGCCCGCATGAGCCGTGAACAAGGTGGTGCCCAGATATTTCTCAAGCGTGAAGACCTGAACCACACCGGCGCGCACAAGATCAACAACACCATTGGTCAGGCCATGCTCGCCAAGCGCATGGGTAAACCTCGCGTGATTGCCGAAACCGGTGCGGGCCAACACGGCGTTGCGACGGCGACGATTTGCGCGCGCTACGGCCTGGAGTGTGTGGTCTACATGGGCAGTGAAGACGTCAAGCGCCAGAGCCCCAATGTTTACCGCATGAAACTGCTGGGCGCCACGGTGGTGCCCGTTGAAAGCGGCAGCAAGACGCTGAAAGATGCCCTGAACGAAGCCATGCGCGACTGGGTTGCCAACGTGGACAACACGTTTTACATCATTGGCACTGTGGCTGGGCCACACCCATACCCCATGATGGTGCGCGACTTCCAAAGCGTGATTGGCAATGAATGCCTGGTGCAAATGCCTGAGATGCTGGCCAAGGCGGGTTGTGCCAACCCACAGCCTGATGTGGTCATGGCGTGTGTCGGCGGTGGCAGCAATGCGATGGGCATCTTCTACCCCTATATTTCCCACGCCAACACTCGGTTGATTGGAGTGGAAGCAGCGGGTGAAGGCATGGACACCGCCCGTCATTCGGCGTCACTGCAACGTGGCAGCCCCGGCGTATTGCACGGCAACCGCACCTACGTGCTGCAGGACGACAACGGACAAGTCACTGAAACACACAGCATCAGCGCCGGGCTGGACTACCCCGGCGTGGGCCCTGAGCATGCTTTCCTGAAAGACATCGGTCGCGCCGAATATGTTGGCATCACCGACAAAGAAGCGCTGGAGGCCTTTCATTACCTGTGCCGAACCGAGGGCATCATTCCTGCACTGGAATCCAGCCACGCCGTGGCCTACGGCATGAAACTAGCCAAGACCATGCGCCCTGATCAATCGATTTTGATCAATTTGTCAGGCCGTGGTGACAAGGACATTGGCACAGTCGCTGATCTGAGCCAGGCAGACTTCTTCTGTCGCCCCAGCTGCACCGGCCAATCGGTCAAAGGCGGTGATGTCAGCAATGACACCCACGTCATGAAAGTTGTCAAATGA
- the leuB gene encoding 3-isopropylmalate dehydrogenase — MKIAVLPGDGIGTEIVAEAVSVLKALDLKFEMESALVGGAAYEAFGHPLPESTLQLAKNADAILFGAVGDWKYDKLDRPLRPEQAILGLRKNLGLFANFRPAICYNELVDASSLKPELIAGLDILIIRELTGDIYFGQPRGRRIATDGHFPGAEEAFDTMRYSRPEIERIAHVAFQAARKRSKRVTSVDKANVLETFQFWKDVVSEVGKEYPDVELDHMYVDNAAMQLVRAPKKFDVVVTGNMFGDILSDEASMLTGSIGMLPSASLNSSNQGLYEPSHGSAPDIAGKGIANPLATILSAAMMLRFSLNQEEAALRIEAAVQSVLTEGLRTADIYSAGTTRVSTSEMGAAVVKALK, encoded by the coding sequence ATGAAGATTGCAGTATTGCCAGGCGATGGCATTGGAACCGAGATTGTTGCCGAAGCCGTGAGCGTGCTCAAGGCCTTGGACCTGAAGTTCGAAATGGAATCCGCCTTGGTCGGGGGCGCCGCCTATGAGGCGTTTGGTCACCCCCTCCCTGAATCCACGCTTCAACTGGCCAAGAATGCTGACGCGATTCTCTTTGGCGCCGTAGGCGACTGGAAATACGACAAGCTGGATCGTCCACTGCGTCCTGAGCAGGCCATTCTCGGCTTGCGCAAGAACCTGGGCCTTTTTGCCAACTTCCGTCCTGCCATTTGCTACAACGAATTGGTGGACGCCTCCAGCCTCAAGCCTGAATTGATTGCTGGCCTGGACATCCTGATCATCAGGGAACTGACAGGTGACATTTACTTTGGCCAACCCCGTGGGCGCCGCATTGCAACCGACGGGCACTTTCCTGGCGCTGAAGAAGCCTTTGACACCATGCGCTACAGCCGCCCGGAAATTGAGCGTATTGCTCATGTCGCCTTTCAGGCTGCCCGCAAACGCAGCAAACGGGTTACCAGCGTGGACAAAGCCAACGTACTGGAAACCTTTCAGTTCTGGAAAGACGTGGTGTCAGAGGTTGGCAAAGAGTACCCGGACGTCGAACTGGACCACATGTATGTCGACAACGCGGCCATGCAACTGGTACGCGCACCCAAGAAGTTTGACGTCGTCGTCACCGGCAACATGTTTGGCGACATATTGAGCGACGAAGCGTCCATGCTGACGGGCTCCATTGGCATGTTGCCATCTGCGTCTTTGAATTCCAGCAACCAAGGTTTGTATGAACCCAGCCACGGAAGTGCACCAGATATCGCTGGCAAAGGCATTGCCAACCCATTGGCAACGATTTTGAGTGCTGCCATGATGCTGCGATTCAGCCTGAACCAGGAAGAGGCCGCCCTGCGGATCGAAGCTGCGGTTCAATCAGTGCTGACCGAGGGGCTGCGCACCGCCGACATCTACAGTGCCGGAACCACACGGGTGAGCACCTCCGAAATGGGTGCGGCTGTCGTCAAGGCCTTGAAGTAA
- the truA gene encoding tRNA pseudouridine(38-40) synthase TruA — MRLALGISYNGQAYQGWQSQLSRQTVQDQLEAALGKFTAQKVSTLCAGRTDAGVHGLMQVIHFDTDLVRPTASWVRGTNAFLPPDIAVEWAQVVPTEFHCRACAQSRRYAYILIESTVRPSIDAGRVGWVYRPLDGQAMRQAAAYLIGEHDFSSFRAAACQALTPVKTLQRIEISQRGAYWRFEFEANAFLHHMIRNIMGGLIAVGQHKHPAEWMKKILLARDRTVAAPTFSPNGLYFLGPRYAPHWGLPERTPAFDGLP; from the coding sequence TTGAGGCTAGCACTCGGCATCAGCTACAACGGGCAGGCTTATCAGGGATGGCAAAGCCAACTCTCCCGTCAAACCGTTCAGGACCAGTTGGAAGCGGCTCTGGGAAAGTTCACGGCGCAAAAGGTATCAACGCTGTGCGCTGGGAGGACAGATGCCGGCGTTCACGGGCTCATGCAAGTGATCCACTTCGACACCGACTTAGTGCGGCCCACCGCCTCATGGGTTCGCGGCACTAACGCATTTTTGCCACCCGATATAGCCGTTGAGTGGGCTCAAGTCGTGCCCACTGAATTTCACTGCCGTGCCTGTGCGCAGTCCCGTCGCTACGCTTATATCTTGATTGAGTCCACGGTTCGGCCCAGCATTGATGCCGGGCGCGTGGGCTGGGTCTACCGCCCCCTCGATGGCCAAGCCATGCGCCAGGCGGCCGCTTATTTAATCGGCGAACACGACTTTAGCTCCTTTAGGGCGGCCGCCTGTCAGGCATTGACACCGGTCAAAACTCTGCAACGCATCGAAATCTCCCAGCGCGGCGCCTATTGGCGCTTTGAATTCGAAGCCAATGCGTTTCTGCACCATATGATCCGCAACATCATGGGCGGCTTGATTGCGGTGGGGCAACATAAACATCCCGCTGAATGGATGAAAAAGATTCTGCTGGCACGAGACCGCACGGTGGCCGCGCCGACCTTCTCCCCCAACGGGCTTTACTTTTTGGGCCCACGCTATGCCCCGCACTGGGGTCTTCCCGAGCGCACCCCTGCTTTTGATGGATTGCCATGA
- the trpA gene encoding tryptophan synthase subunit alpha: MSRITTTFAQLKAQGRKALIPYVTAGFPFADVTPELMHAMVAGGADVIELGVPFSDPSADGPVIQKAGDKALAQGIGMVRVLDMVRAFRTKDTTTPVVLMGYANPVERYNQKHASKTSQSAFVQDAAAAGVDGMLIVDYPPEECEEFAAELKSAGMDLIFLLAPTSTTERMQQVARVASGYVYYVSLKGVTGSGTLDTAAVEAMLPRIREHVSVPVGVGFGIRDAETARLIGKVADAVVIGSKIIQLIDEQPRDQVAPVAQQFLREIRTALDA, encoded by the coding sequence ATGAGCCGCATCACCACAACATTCGCGCAACTCAAAGCACAGGGCCGCAAGGCGCTGATTCCCTACGTGACAGCCGGTTTTCCTTTTGCCGATGTCACCCCCGAGCTGATGCACGCCATGGTGGCGGGTGGTGCCGATGTCATTGAACTCGGTGTTCCCTTTTCCGACCCCAGCGCCGATGGTCCGGTGATCCAGAAGGCTGGTGACAAAGCCTTGGCCCAAGGCATTGGCATGGTGCGGGTGCTGGACATGGTGCGCGCTTTTCGCACGAAAGACACCACAACCCCCGTGGTGCTGATGGGCTACGCCAACCCGGTTGAGCGCTACAACCAAAAACACGCCAGCAAAACCAGTCAAAGTGCGTTTGTGCAAGACGCTGCTGCTGCCGGTGTGGACGGCATGTTGATTGTGGACTACCCGCCCGAAGAGTGCGAGGAGTTCGCCGCTGAACTGAAGTCCGCCGGCATGGACCTGATCTTTTTGCTGGCCCCCACATCCACCACCGAGCGCATGCAGCAAGTGGCCCGCGTAGCCAGTGGCTATGTCTACTACGTCTCGCTCAAGGGCGTGACAGGGTCTGGCACCTTGGACACGGCGGCGGTGGAGGCCATGCTGCCGCGCATTCGCGAGCATGTGTCGGTTCCAGTGGGTGTCGGTTTTGGCATCCGTGATGCCGAAACAGCCCGCCTCATTGGCAAAGTGGCCGATGCCGTGGTCATTGGCAGCAAGATCATTCAACTGATTGATGAACAGCCTCGCGACCAGGTCGCGCCAGTGGCGCAGCAGTTCCTCCGTGAAATTCGCACCGCGCTGGATGCCTGA
- the leuC gene encoding 3-isopropylmalate dehydratase large subunit translates to MGRTLYDKLWDEHVVHTEEDGTAILYIDRHLVHEVTSPQAFEGLRQAGRKVWRVSSIVATADHNTPTTGWERGYDGITDPTSREQVMTLDSNMQEFGSAAYFPFLSKRQGIVHVIGPENGATLPGMTVVCGDSHTSTHGAFGALAHGIGTSEVEHVMATQTLLAKKAKNMLVRVNGTLPRGCGGKDIVLAIIGKIGTAGGTGYTIEFGGSAIRALTMEGRMTVCNMAIEAGARAGLVAVDDKTIDYVKGRPLAPGHNALNGSAAALEWDQAVSDWQTLHSDADAVFDTVVELDASLIIPQVTWGTSPEMVLGIDGFVPDPDKEKDANKRGAIERALVYMGLEPGKALDDLHIDKVFIGSCTNSRIEDMREAAAVVKKLGQKVAPNVKLAMVVPGSGLVKEQAEREGLHEIFKAAGFEWREPGCSMCLAMNADRLEPGERCASTSNRNFEGRQGAGGRTHLVSPAMAAAAAIHGHFVDVRRFA, encoded by the coding sequence ATGGGACGCACGCTCTACGACAAGCTTTGGGATGAACATGTTGTTCACACAGAGGAGGATGGCACCGCCATTCTGTACATTGACCGTCATCTGGTGCATGAAGTCACCAGTCCGCAGGCCTTTGAAGGTTTGCGTCAAGCTGGCCGCAAGGTTTGGCGGGTGAGTTCAATTGTTGCAACAGCAGACCACAACACGCCAACCACTGGTTGGGAACGGGGCTATGACGGCATCACCGACCCAACCAGCCGGGAACAGGTGATGACACTTGACTCGAACATGCAAGAGTTCGGATCAGCGGCCTACTTCCCCTTCCTGTCCAAGCGTCAGGGCATCGTGCACGTCATCGGGCCAGAGAACGGCGCCACATTGCCCGGCATGACCGTTGTCTGCGGCGACTCGCATACATCGACCCACGGTGCCTTTGGTGCGCTGGCCCACGGTATCGGGACCAGCGAAGTCGAACACGTGATGGCAACCCAAACCCTGTTGGCCAAGAAGGCCAAAAATATGTTGGTGCGGGTCAACGGCACGCTGCCACGAGGCTGCGGCGGTAAAGACATTGTCTTGGCCATCATCGGAAAAATTGGCACTGCCGGTGGCACGGGCTACACCATTGAATTTGGCGGATCCGCCATTCGCGCTCTGACCATGGAGGGTCGCATGACCGTGTGCAATATGGCCATCGAAGCGGGCGCCAGAGCTGGACTGGTAGCAGTCGATGACAAGACCATCGATTACGTCAAAGGCCGTCCGTTGGCGCCGGGTCACAACGCGCTCAATGGCAGCGCTGCGGCACTGGAGTGGGACCAGGCCGTGTCAGATTGGCAAACACTGCACTCCGATGCCGACGCAGTGTTCGATACCGTGGTGGAATTGGACGCCAGTCTGATCATTCCCCAAGTAACCTGGGGAACTTCACCTGAAATGGTTCTGGGCATCGACGGTTTCGTGCCTGATCCTGACAAAGAAAAAGACGCCAACAAACGTGGCGCCATTGAACGCGCCCTGGTGTACATGGGCCTGGAGCCTGGCAAGGCGCTTGACGATTTACATATCGACAAAGTTTTCATCGGCTCCTGCACCAACAGTCGCATTGAAGATATGCGCGAAGCCGCTGCCGTGGTGAAAAAATTGGGCCAAAAAGTGGCCCCGAACGTGAAGTTGGCCATGGTGGTTCCTGGCTCTGGTTTGGTCAAAGAGCAGGCGGAGCGCGAGGGTTTGCATGAAATTTTCAAAGCAGCTGGTTTTGAATGGCGTGAACCTGGTTGTTCCATGTGTTTGGCCATGAACGCCGACCGCTTGGAACCAGGCGAACGATGTGCATCAACCAGCAACCGGAATTTTGAAGGCCGCCAAGGTGCAGGTGGGCGCACCCACCTCGTCAGCCCGGCGATGGCAGCAGCAGCAGCGATACATGGACATTTTGTGGACGTTCGCCGGTTCGCCTGA
- the asd gene encoding aspartate-semialdehyde dehydrogenase gives MMKTGNLVGLVGWRGMVGSVLMDRMQTEGDFDLIEPLFFSTSNSGGAAPAQAKNETTLKDAFDINELKRCDIIITAQGGDYTSEVFPKLRAAGWAGHWIDAASTLRMNGDSVIVLDPVNISVIQNALSKGGKNWVGGNCTVSCMLMGVGALFKAGLVEWMSTQTYQAASGGGAQHMRELLTQYGTLNAEVKALLDDPKSAILEIDRKIIAKQRAMSSAETANFGVPLGGSLIPWIDKDLGNGQSKEEWKGMAETNKILGLGEGFGSSEIPVDGFCVRVGAMRCHSQALTFKLKKDVPTADIEAMIAADNAWVKVVPNTREATIQDLTPVAVTGTMTIPVGRIRKLAMGPEYVGAFTIGDQLLWGAAEPLRRMLRILLAA, from the coding sequence ATGATGAAAACTGGTAATTTGGTCGGCCTGGTTGGCTGGCGCGGCATGGTGGGTTCGGTCCTGATGGATCGCATGCAGACTGAAGGCGACTTCGACCTCATTGAACCCCTGTTTTTCTCGACCTCCAACTCGGGTGGTGCCGCCCCCGCACAGGCGAAAAACGAAACCACACTTAAAGATGCGTTTGACATCAACGAGCTAAAGCGTTGCGACATCATCATCACCGCGCAAGGCGGCGATTACACCAGCGAGGTTTTCCCCAAACTTCGCGCTGCCGGTTGGGCGGGTCACTGGATTGACGCGGCGTCCACACTGCGGATGAACGGTGATTCCGTTATTGTGTTGGACCCGGTCAACATCTCTGTCATCCAGAACGCACTCAGCAAGGGTGGCAAGAATTGGGTCGGCGGAAATTGCACCGTCAGCTGCATGCTGATGGGCGTTGGCGCCTTGTTCAAGGCCGGATTGGTGGAGTGGATGAGCACCCAAACCTACCAGGCCGCTTCGGGTGGTGGCGCTCAACACATGCGTGAACTTCTGACCCAATACGGGACGTTGAACGCAGAAGTTAAAGCACTGCTGGACGACCCGAAAAGCGCGATTCTCGAGATCGATCGGAAAATCATCGCCAAGCAACGTGCGATGTCGTCCGCCGAAACTGCCAATTTCGGCGTCCCCCTGGGCGGCTCCCTCATTCCCTGGATTGACAAAGACCTCGGGAACGGACAGTCCAAGGAAGAGTGGAAAGGCATGGCCGAAACTAATAAAATCTTAGGCCTCGGCGAAGGGTTTGGAAGCTCAGAGATTCCAGTGGACGGATTTTGCGTGCGCGTGGGCGCCATGCGCTGCCACAGTCAGGCACTGACTTTCAAGCTCAAAAAGGACGTCCCGACTGCTGACATTGAAGCCATGATTGCCGCCGACAACGCTTGGGTCAAAGTAGTGCCCAACACCAGAGAAGCGACGATTCAGGACCTCACCCCCGTAGCTGTCACCGGAACAATGACTATTCCAGTCGGACGAATTCGCAAACTCGCCATGGGACCCGAGTACGTGGGTGCATTCACGATCGGCGATCAGCTTCTTTGGGGAGCCGCTGAGCCCTTGCGCCGCATGCTGCGGATATTGCTGGCGGCATAG
- a CDS encoding FimV/HubP family polar landmark protein has translation MNAKSHRWQKTVLAAAASALLGLAGSNASALSLGRITVQSALGEPLRAEIDIPEINAEEAASLKAAVAQPAAFQAAGMEYNPAMGSLKTSLQTRPNGRAFIRLSSDRAINEPFVDMILEATWASGRIVRDYTMLFDPAPLKKAPPTAPSPVQAPTQAPAATSSAPAPRPNVVAPAKAESRPAERPTPTQPAPVTSKPQERVQKIKIKAGDTASGIAATILPANVSLDQMLVAMLRANPDAFIRDNVNRMKAGAVLEVPTEAQANATPESEASQMIVAQSRDFNDFRRKLASNAPDVEQAAADRQASGRLQAQVDDKKTETPAPDKLTLSKGSVETKIAEDQLAKDRAAADAASRAAELTKNINDLGKLGVSANSSSTSAQRTASAAEPAPAALAVPAALPDAPPKEPAPVVAPAVEPAAPVAAPAPSATPAAEPGFVDDLIENPLVPAGAAGLVVLLAALGIYRMRQRKNKAHVDSSFMESHLKPESFFGASGGQSVDTSDSGTSGSSMVYSPSQLVADDVDPLAEADVYLAYGRDLQAEEILREALRTQPGRIAIHQKLVDIFAKRNDAHGLEEVAALAFKLTGGTGAEWARICELGLGIDPSNSLYQPGGEPLPASELPTPENEPQVDRDADDNSEDLDSARATLTPDAAEENPSDAGGVDLDLDLDFSFEEQPSSQITEALPSDMAPVAELPSIDDDASALDSVAMTLEFEPPTEVPLPAPAPTDKLNDINFDLSALDDLTSEPAALDGKIDTEEFKVQAATSFGTTEPGALTTDEPEDGPNSDLSMLDFDLDGLSLDLNTPESSDANAAPVEHEDPLMTKLALAEEFSAIGDDDGARALIEEVLSEATGDMKAKAQRALGNL, from the coding sequence TTGAATGCAAAGTCACATCGTTGGCAAAAGACCGTTCTGGCGGCGGCGGCATCTGCCCTTCTAGGGTTGGCGGGCTCCAATGCTTCCGCGCTGTCCTTGGGTCGCATCACGGTCCAGTCTGCCTTGGGTGAGCCCCTTCGGGCCGAGATCGACATTCCGGAAATAAATGCAGAGGAAGCAGCGTCGTTAAAAGCAGCGGTGGCTCAACCAGCAGCCTTCCAGGCTGCAGGCATGGAATACAACCCTGCCATGGGCAGCTTAAAAACTTCGCTTCAAACCCGCCCCAATGGCAGAGCCTTCATCCGGCTAAGCAGTGATCGCGCGATCAATGAACCGTTTGTCGACATGATTCTGGAGGCCACCTGGGCGTCAGGGCGCATCGTGCGTGACTACACCATGCTATTCGACCCGGCGCCGCTGAAGAAAGCGCCGCCGACTGCGCCAAGTCCTGTCCAGGCGCCAACTCAAGCACCGGCGGCGACCTCATCCGCTCCAGCTCCGCGGCCCAATGTAGTGGCCCCAGCCAAGGCTGAATCGCGGCCTGCGGAGCGCCCCACCCCAACCCAACCCGCCCCGGTAACATCCAAGCCGCAAGAGCGCGTTCAGAAAATCAAGATCAAGGCGGGGGACACTGCAAGCGGCATTGCTGCGACCATCCTGCCCGCCAATGTGTCGCTCGATCAAATGTTAGTGGCCATGTTGCGCGCCAATCCGGACGCTTTTATCCGTGACAACGTCAATCGGATGAAGGCCGGAGCCGTGCTTGAGGTGCCGACTGAGGCGCAGGCAAATGCCACACCGGAGTCCGAGGCAAGCCAGATGATTGTTGCGCAGAGCCGTGACTTCAATGATTTCCGAAGGAAATTGGCCAGTAACGCACCTGACGTAGAGCAGGCGGCGGCCGACCGCCAGGCCAGTGGCCGCCTCCAAGCCCAGGTCGATGACAAAAAGACCGAGACCCCTGCGCCAGACAAATTGACCCTCTCCAAGGGGTCCGTCGAAACCAAAATTGCTGAAGATCAGCTTGCCAAAGACCGTGCAGCGGCCGATGCAGCCAGCCGTGCCGCGGAACTGACCAAGAACATCAACGATTTGGGCAAGCTTGGCGTTTCCGCCAACAGCTCTTCCACCTCTGCGCAGCGAACCGCATCAGCAGCAGAACCTGCCCCTGCTGCGCTTGCGGTTCCAGCAGCCTTGCCAGACGCGCCTCCAAAAGAGCCAGCGCCAGTAGTTGCCCCGGCGGTTGAACCCGCCGCGCCAGTGGCTGCTCCGGCCCCCTCTGCGACACCAGCAGCTGAGCCAGGGTTTGTTGACGACCTGATCGAAAATCCGCTGGTACCCGCTGGTGCGGCGGGCTTGGTTGTCCTGTTGGCAGCTCTGGGCATCTACCGCATGCGCCAGCGCAAGAACAAGGCGCATGTGGACAGCTCCTTCATGGAAAGCCACTTGAAGCCGGAATCATTTTTTGGCGCCAGCGGCGGCCAAAGCGTGGACACCAGCGACAGCGGAACTTCGGGTTCTTCCATGGTCTACTCGCCCAGCCAGTTGGTGGCCGACGACGTGGATCCCTTGGCCGAGGCTGATGTTTACCTGGCCTATGGCCGGGACCTTCAAGCTGAGGAAATTTTGAGGGAAGCCCTGCGCACCCAACCGGGACGCATTGCAATTCATCAAAAACTGGTTGATATTTTTGCCAAGCGCAATGACGCACATGGGCTTGAAGAGGTGGCCGCTCTTGCATTCAAGCTCACCGGCGGCACGGGTGCCGAATGGGCACGAATTTGTGAGTTGGGACTGGGGATCGACCCGAGCAACTCCCTCTATCAACCGGGTGGCGAGCCGCTTCCAGCAAGTGAACTGCCCACTCCTGAGAATGAACCACAAGTTGATCGCGACGCCGACGACAACAGCGAAGATCTTGACAGTGCCAGAGCGACATTGACACCCGATGCAGCTGAAGAAAACCCGTCTGATGCGGGTGGTGTTGATCTGGACCTCGACCTTGATTTTTCGTTCGAAGAACAGCCATCCAGCCAAATCACCGAAGCGCTGCCAAGTGACATGGCGCCCGTTGCTGAGCTACCGTCGATTGACGACGACGCCAGTGCACTCGACTCAGTGGCAATGACGCTTGAATTTGAGCCCCCCACCGAAGTCCCTCTTCCGGCGCCCGCACCAACGGACAAGCTCAATGACATCAACTTTGATTTGTCTGCCCTGGACGATCTGACGTCTGAGCCAGCGGCACTGGACGGCAAAATTGACACGGAAGAATTCAAAGTTCAAGCCGCCACCAGTTTCGGCACCACAGAGCCAGGCGCGCTGACGACCGATGAGCCGGAGGACGGCCCGAACTCGGATCTCAGCATGTTGGACTTTGATTTAGACGGCTTATCGCTTGACTTGAATACACCCGAGTCCAGCGACGCCAACGCGGCACCAGTCGAGCACGAAGATCCCTTGATGACCAAACTGGCGCTGGCCGAGGAGTTCAGCGCCATCGGTGACGACGACGGTGCTCGCGCTTTGATTGAGGAAGTTCTCTCCGAAGCCACTGGCGACATGAAAGCCAAGGCGCAGCGCGCCTTGGGCAACTTGTAA